In the Salvia splendens isolate huo1 chromosome 16, SspV2, whole genome shotgun sequence genome, TACAACAACAGCAATGTCGGAATCGAGCTAGTGGAGCTCCATCTCCCATCTCTCCCTCAACTCCCTCCTAAATTCCACACCACCAAAAACATGCCACCCCATCTCCACCCCCTCCTGATGCAAGCCTTACAAAACTCCACCGCAAGCTTCTCCACTTTGCTGTCGGATTTGAGCCCAGATTTGCTCATTTACGACCTTTTCCAGCCGTGGTCGGCCAAAATCGCCGCCGCGGAAGGGATCCCCGCCGTCTTTTTCTTCACCGGCGGCGCGGCCGCCGGCTCCTTCATGCACCACTGGCACTCCCACGGCAGCTTTGATGATTTCCCATTTCAACAACTGAGCTTGAGGGAGCATGAGAAGAAGGGTCTGTATGCTAGCAAGAAATTTGTCAAAGTTGAAAATGGCGACCAAGGGTTTTTGTTTGGGGTTTTTGAGCTTTCTTGCGACGTTGTGTTGATCAAGAGCAGCAGAGGGATTGAAGGGAAGTACATGGATTATCTCTCTACGTTGGGTGGAAGAAAGCTCATCCCCACTGGCCCTTTGATTGCTcacggcggcggcgacggcggcggcgatggAGAGATAATGGAGTGGCTGAGCAAGAGAGAGAGGGGTTCGACTCTGTATATCTCTTTTGGGAGTGAGAATTTCTTGAACGAGAAGGAGATGGCGGAGATAGCCAGAGGGTTGGAGATGGTTGGTGTGAGCTTCATTTGGGTTGCGAGGCGGCACGGCGGCGAGGGGGCGGCGGGGGTGCCGGAGGGTTTTGCGGAGAGGGTGGGGGGGGAGGGGGATGGTGGTGGAGAGGTGGGCCCCGCAGGCGGCGATCTTGGCGCATGGGAGCGTGGGGGGGTTCATGAGCCACTGCGGGTGGAGCTCGGTCACGGAGAGCTTGTGTTTCGGGGTTCCGGTGGTGGCGGTGCCGCTGAAGATTGATCAGCCGATGAATGCGAGGCTGGTGGTGGGGGCCGGGGCTGGGGTGGAGGTGGAgagggatggggatggggggttTGATGGGGAGGCGGTGGCGAGGGCGGTGAagggggtggtggtggagggggGAGAAGGGATGAGGAGGAGGGCCAGGGAGTTGGGGGAGAAGATGAAGATGGAGGAGGATGGAGCCATTGATCAATTGGTGGAGGAGTTGACTAAAATTTGTTATACCAAGAAATGACCAATTTTATTGCCGGCCTATTGGCTAATTTCACCAACAAAAATGACTCATTTCTTGAATAACACAACTAGTACTTTAttagaaataaaagtgttttaaatttttgtatgTATTACGTGAATTATCTTTATTTTGATTGACTAAGAAAAAGTCGTCATAAGGGAGTggtattagtagtagtatactTTAGTTACACACATGACACATCTTCATGGCTCCATAGACCATATATATGTATGCACATGGGGCGATTTGAATCATAGTATTAATTTCAAGAAAAATGTtttcattattaattttatcgttataatatttaattggtGGAATGAATAATTAAAAAGTTTAGAATTACAAAtatagtttattatttttacgTCCAAAGATTtgtatgaaataaaaaaaataaaaagaaattttgCTCGTCTAGTTTAGATGGTGGAATGTATGAGCGAAAAACTTGAGTTTTGAATCTTAATGTTGACATGATCTATTTTTGGAGACTACTAGAATTCTCAAATGTGGACATCTATTTTTAGATTCACGCCACGCCCACACACTAAATATGGAAATCTACATTAAGTTAATAAAAAGTGACAAATTTAAGAACATTTGCACATTAAAACCAAAATTagatactagtagtatttactTCTAAGCTGACAAATTGAAAAAATGGGCCAAAACAAAATACTAGGAGTACTCCTCAAATTGCTGCTGTAATGTGAAACTATAAAGAAAGTAATACTCAAATTGTAATAGACCACGCGACGGCAGTCTAGAAGACATCGACTTCCAACTATTATTGTATTGCAAATTTGCAACAATTATTCACCGAATTTGTGGTCAAAATTGTGAGCATGTGGGTCCTTCCACATGAGGAGCAATAACTCAACATGATCGTTTATTGACTACGAttcttatataattttttaatcaacaaTTAATTTCTCACTAATTTTAGACTGTTGTGCACAAACTTTTGTGGTGGTGCTGCCGCTTAAAACATACAAGAAAGTAAGACAAGCTTCATCCCTTTTTTCTATGTAattttactagtattttattgaCTGTGTGtctacaaatataaaatttggCATGACTTAGCAATTGTttctttattagtattaatatgATTAGTGGAGGGTGATCTATTTGTCACAACCAATACTACTCCGCCAAGATCTCTTCGTTCATTGTCTATAGCTAGAGAGAGTTGAAGCTAGCAATGGATGCAAAGCAAAGTGATTTGAGATTGAGAGTATTGATGTTCCCATGGTTGGCTCATGGCcatgttttcccctttcttgaACTAGCAAAGGGCCTAGCCAAGAAACACCTCCGTGTCTACTTCTGCTCCACGGCCATCAACCTCGACTCCGTAAAAAACAGTCTCAACAACGACGATGATATCCCGATCGAGCTAGTCGAACTCCCTCTCCCATCCATCCCTGACCTCCCTCCACACTACCACACTACCAAGAACATCCCACCCCACCTCATGCCCACCCTCTTCAAGGCCTTCCAGATGTCAGCCCCGGCCTTCTCCGACATCATCGCCAACCTCAAACCCGACTTGCTCATCTTCGACGTCATGCAGCCATGGGCAGCCAAGGCCGCCGCTTCACAGGGCGTCCCCCCAGTCTACTTTGCCACGTCAGGCGCCACGACGTTCGCATTAGCCCATCACTCCTACACACACAAGAATTGGGACTGTTTCCCTCACCAGGCAATAAGTCTTAGAGATTATGAGAAGAAGAGAATGGGAGATGCTGGTAAAACCATTCAAATAGCAGATGCAGGGGAAGGCTTTGTCTTTGGGGTCTTCGACCTATCAAACGACATCGTCTTGATGAAAACATGCCGCGCTTTAGAGGGGAAGTATGTAGATTATCTCTCCACCAACTGTGGGAGAAAGATTGTGACAACTGGTCCACTGATCACATTCGCTGACAATCAAGAAACTGGTGGCTCAGAGATCATGGAGTGGCTTGGTGAAAGAGAGGATGGCTCAACTCTTTACATATCATTTGGGAGTGAGAATTATCTGTCAAGGGAGCAAATGAGGGAGATAGCAATAGGTTTGGAGATAAGTGGTGTCAACTTCATATGGGTTGCTAGGGAGCCTGCTGGGAGTGAGGTCTCCTTAGAAGATGCAGTACCTGAAGGCTTCCTCGAAAGGGCTAAGCAGAGAGGGCTGGTGGTCCGGGGGTGGGCTCCACAGGCGGCAATTCTGGCGCATCCGGCTGTGGGCGGATTCATGAGCCACTGTGGATGGAGCTCAATCACGGAGAGTTTGTATTTTGGGGTGCCGGTGGTGGCCATGCCTCTGAAGCTCGATCAGCCGATTAACGCTAGGCTCGTGGTGGAGGCTGGCGTAGGCGTGGAGGTGGCGAGGGACGAGGAAGGGGGGCTCGATGGGAACGGAGTGGCGGAGGCTGTGAAGGAGGTGCTTGTGGAGGAGGGTAAGGAGAGGTTGAGGAGTAGAGCGAGAGAAATGAGTGAGGAGGTGAAAATGGAGGGAGATGAAGCATTTGGTGAAATTGCACGAGAGCTGACAAAAGTTTGTGCTAGGAAATGATCAAGAAATCCACTAGCATTTTGTTTCTTATGATTTGGAAAAATGGAAAGCACAATTTGATATGTAAAACCAGATAACAACAAATACAAGATGAATAAAAGAAGCAGCTTCttcaatatttatttgttgtgtAGGTGATAATATAAGTAGCATCTAGTGTTAAACATAACTACAGAGTTTACATGAAAAAGGCAAGTATACAAATTGCCCCTTTAATTAATCTGATAAATATCAAATTCTTCCACCAAAAAGCCCCAGGACAAAAAAAGGGGGGAGAGCAAGATCACCCTCACATTATTATTCATCCCAAATTCGTATGGTTCTTCCTAATAATGGAATGACAAAGAGGTGTGAGTACAGCAGGATACGGTGGAGAATGGGGGGCATCACGTGTTCTCCAGGAAACGAGTTCCCAAAAAAACAGCACAAATAGGCACAGCATGCTCCAAATTTGAGCAGTGACAAGAATTACCTAGAGGGGAGGCCAGTCAGGTGGTTATCCAAAATCGGACCATCTGTTTTATGAAAGTTACTTGAACAGAGTATTACAGGGATAGGATGTATCCAGTTTCATTCAACTTGAGATATTAACCTCGCCTTCCTGGTGAGAGCTACTACCACCAGTTGAAGAGGCAGTGCTCTGCCCAGAATGCTGAATGCCAAATTCAGGAATCAGCCCACTTCTAGAGAAGGTTGAGCCAATTGAAGCGCTTGAGCTGTTCGTGGATGACAAATTTGCTGGGAAGGCATCTTTGCTGAAACCTGAGAGAAGTTCAGGCCTTAAGTCCAAGGAAGATGATGATGGGGCCAATGTCGCGTTAGTAGATCCCACAGGGTAAGGAGCTACTGGCATATCAGTCAGAGAAGATGCAGATGTACTGTAACTCAGAGCTCTCATAGGGTGATCGAATTTGCACGAGGGCCCAAATTTGCATACTCCATTTTGAGCGTAGTGGGAGCAAAGCGGTGCGCCCTAAGAACAAAACAAAGCTATTTTGAGAAAGATCATGTACAAGGACACAACAGAAGGCAGTATTACAAAAATGAGACATCAAGTGAATAGTAGATGAAGTATGCATGTGTGTGATGAATAGTAGATTTGACACCTTGCAGGCAAATGGCTGATCTCATTATTCTattagagtatatatataactaTAATAAATTCCAAAAGGCAAAGAGGATTGAAAGCTTACAGGGCGCATCGGCAAGCCCATAGGGCTAAGTACAACAACTGATTGTTGTGCACTCCACTCTGGTGGATGATGATATTTACATGTAGCGCCAAATTTACAATCCCCAGTCCTCAAATAATACTGG is a window encoding:
- the LOC121772620 gene encoding UDP-glucosyltransferase 29-like, whose protein sequence is MDAKQSDLRLRVLMFPWLAHGHVFPFLELAKGLAKKHLRVYFCSTAINLDSVKNSLNNDDDIPIELVELPLPSIPDLPPHYHTTKNIPPHLMPTLFKAFQMSAPAFSDIIANLKPDLLIFDVMQPWAAKAAASQGVPPVYFATSGATTFALAHHSYTHKNWDCFPHQAISLRDYEKKRMGDAGKTIQIADAGEGFVFGVFDLSNDIVLMKTCRALEGKYVDYLSTNCGRKIVTTGPLITFADNQETGGSEIMEWLGEREDGSTLYISFGSENYLSREQMREIAIGLEISGVNFIWVAREPAGSEVSLEDAVPEGFLERAKQRGLVVRGWAPQAAILAHPAVGGFMSHCGWSSITESLYFGVPVVAMPLKLDQPINARLVVEAGVGVEVARDEEGGLDGNGVAEAVKEVLVEEGKERLRSRAREMSEEVKMEGDEAFGEIARELTKVCARK